The sequence below is a genomic window from Terriglobales bacterium.
CTCGACTGTCGAAACGAAGTCTTTCAGCGGAAATATGTGGCCGCAGCTCCGGGCGGTCTTTCCCGGCCAGGAACCCATCGAGCGGTCGTCGATGAACTCCTGGGATGACAAGAACTTCGTGACAGCGATCGAAAAAACCGGCCGCAAGAAAATCGTGCTGGCTGGACTGTGGACGGAAACCTGCGTAGCTCTCCCGACGGTACAGGCGATACACGACGGCTACGAAGTCTACGTCGTCGAGGATTGCTGCGGTGACGTAAGCCAGTTGGC
It includes:
- a CDS encoding isochorismatase family protein: MAQQSSGGGRPKLSEKGLLTPDNCVVALIDHQPQMLFGVSNSDRQGIINNVIALAKATRVFELPVVLSTVETKSFSGNMWPQLRAVFPGQEPIERSSMNSWDDKNFVTAIEKTGRKKIVLAGLWTETCVALPTVQAIHDGYEVYVVEDCCGDVSQLA